In Zingiber officinale cultivar Zhangliang chromosome 1A, Zo_v1.1, whole genome shotgun sequence, a genomic segment contains:
- the LOC122029531 gene encoding uncharacterized protein LOC122029531, producing the protein MAGKLAAAAVKAVAVAKGYQYTWREKLAKHKDELAKGVWGYWELGAWKPLAISARKRARLRKEVLIAGEDWPYDPPRKEMRNKRKGHKCDRVSAEKRAHTAELMKKMPDMLLAYKKRRWEKKMKEEEENKGKTA; encoded by the exons ATGGCAGGCAAGTTGGCGGCGGCCGCAGTGAaggcggtggcagtggccaagGGCTACCAGTATACGTGGAGGGAGAAGCTCGCCAAGCACAAGGACGAACTCGCCAAAGGGGTATGGGGCTACTGGGAACTAGGCGCCTGGAAGCCCCTAGCGATCAGTGCCCGCAAGCGAGCACGTCTGCGGAAGGAGGTCCTTATCGCCGGAGA GGATTGGCCTTACGATCCGCCTAGGAAGGAGATGAGGAACAAGAGGAAGGGACACAAATGCGACCGCGTGTCTGCGGAGAA GCGGGCGCATACTGCTGAATTGATGAAGAAGATGCCTGACATGCTTCTCGCTTACAAG AAGCGTAGATGGGaaaagaagatgaaagaggaagaagaaaataagggaAAGACCGCCTAA